In a genomic window of Microcoleus sp. AS-A8:
- a CDS encoding NarK family nitrate/nitrite MFS transporter has translation MLAELFSFRDRYRILHLSWFAFFLTFVCWFNFAPFATTIQKDLNLSPDQIKVLLICNLALTIPARIIIGMLLDRFGPRVTFSSILVFTVVPCFATALSQDFNHLVWSRLLMGVVGAGFVVGIRMVSEWFPPKEIGIAEGIYGGWGNFGAFAAEFALPGLGVATAFLAGGASNWRFAIALSGVIAAIYGFIYFNNVQDTPPGKAYRRPKRSGGMEVTTSKSFWAMCLSNFGLIFALGLLAWRLAQPKLHFLNTTQMFVAWGLLAALFAFQTYKAWQVNSDVLRGVKTYSPAERYQFRQVALLEFCYVVTFGSELAAVSMLPAFFEHTFSLNHVTASMIAASYPFLNLVSRPSGGLISDKLGSRKWTMTIIAAGVGVSYLLAHNISSSWPLVLAIAVTMLSAYFAQAGCGSTYGIVPLIKKDITGQISGNVGAYGNFGGVIFLTIFSLTDAPTLFITMGISALICSSLCGFFLKEPSGSFASHHEGEEAEMAVPNRILLDPRKN, from the coding sequence ATGCTTGCAGAATTATTTTCATTTCGCGATCGCTATCGCATCTTACACCTGAGCTGGTTTGCATTTTTTCTCACCTTTGTCTGTTGGTTTAACTTCGCTCCCTTTGCCACCACCATTCAAAAAGACCTCAATTTATCGCCAGATCAAATCAAGGTTTTACTCATCTGTAATCTGGCTCTGACCATTCCAGCACGGATCATCATTGGTATGCTGCTGGATCGTTTTGGGCCACGAGTTACCTTCTCAAGCATCCTGGTATTTACTGTTGTGCCTTGTTTTGCTACAGCTTTGTCTCAAGACTTTAACCATTTAGTCTGGAGTCGTTTGCTGATGGGTGTTGTGGGTGCTGGGTTTGTCGTAGGCATCCGCATGGTTTCGGAATGGTTTCCCCCGAAAGAGATTGGGATTGCTGAAGGGATTTATGGCGGATGGGGTAACTTTGGTGCCTTTGCAGCAGAGTTTGCTCTACCCGGTCTCGGTGTTGCGACGGCATTTCTAGCCGGTGGAGCGAGCAACTGGCGTTTCGCGATCGCGCTAAGTGGTGTGATTGCCGCTATCTATGGCTTCATTTATTTCAACAACGTCCAAGATACGCCCCCAGGCAAAGCCTATCGCCGTCCCAAGCGCAGTGGTGGCATGGAAGTGACCACGAGCAAAAGCTTTTGGGCGATGTGCCTGTCTAATTTTGGCTTGATTTTCGCCTTGGGTTTATTGGCATGGCGCTTAGCTCAACCCAAACTTCATTTCCTCAACACGACCCAAATGTTTGTAGCCTGGGGTCTGTTGGCGGCGCTATTTGCCTTCCAAACCTATAAAGCTTGGCAAGTTAACTCGGATGTTCTTAGGGGTGTTAAGACCTATTCGCCTGCTGAGCGCTATCAGTTCCGCCAAGTTGCTCTTTTAGAGTTTTGCTATGTGGTGACGTTTGGTTCTGAGTTAGCTGCCGTTTCTATGCTGCCTGCGTTTTTTGAGCATACATTTAGTCTCAATCATGTGACCGCCAGTATGATTGCCGCTAGCTATCCGTTCCTGAACTTGGTTTCTCGTCCCAGTGGCGGGTTGATTTCAGATAAGTTGGGCAGCCGCAAGTGGACGATGACGATAATCGCGGCGGGGGTTGGTGTTAGCTATCTACTGGCGCACAATATCAGTAGCAGTTGGCCGTTAGTTCTGGCGATCGCTGTCACCATGTTGTCTGCCTACTTTGCCCAAGCGGGTTGCGGTTCGACTTACGGAATTGTGCCTCTGATTAAGAAGGACATTACGGGACAAATTTCTGGCAATGTGGGCGCTTATGGGAATTTCGGCGGTGTCATTTTTCTCACGATTTTCAGCTTAACCGACGCACCAACCTTGTTTATCACGATGGGAATTTCTGCCCTAATCTGCTCTAGCTTGTGTGGCTTTTTCCTCAAGGAACCGAGCGGCTCCTTTGCTAGCCACCATGAGGGTGAAGAAGCAGAAATGGCAGTACCAAACCGGATTTTACTAGACCCACGTAAAAACTGA
- a CDS encoding nitrate ABC transporter ATP-binding protein (This model describes the ATP binding subunits of ATP-binding cassette (ABC) transporters for nitrate transport, or for bicarbonate transport, in bacteria and archaea.) translates to MTGFNADTLLPQISQTQNQKPKGDPLLVIEDVAKVYPTPEGNHTVLSGVNLTVNQGEFICLIGHSGCGKSTLLNMVAGFSRPTYGEVLLKGKRITEPGPDRMMVFQNYALLPWLSAFENIYLAVDAVYTNRPHSKKKEMVSELLEMVGLTESADKKPSQLSGGMKQRVAIARALAIRPEILILDEPFGALDAITKEELQEELLKIWTEYKVTVLMITHDIDEALFLADRLVMMTNGPAAHIGEVLEIPFQRPRNRARLMENPQYYELRNYALDFLYRRFAHTEVD, encoded by the coding sequence ATGACTGGATTCAACGCTGATACTCTTCTCCCTCAAATCTCCCAGACCCAAAATCAAAAACCGAAGGGAGACCCCCTATTAGTCATTGAGGATGTTGCTAAGGTTTATCCCACGCCAGAAGGCAACCACACGGTTCTCAGTGGCGTCAACCTCACTGTTAATCAAGGCGAGTTTATTTGTCTGATTGGTCATTCTGGCTGCGGGAAGTCCACACTTTTGAACATGGTGGCAGGTTTCTCGCGTCCGACTTACGGGGAAGTCCTGCTCAAAGGTAAGCGCATCACCGAACCGGGTCCTGATCGGATGATGGTGTTTCAGAACTATGCTTTGCTGCCTTGGTTGAGTGCCTTTGAAAATATTTACTTGGCCGTGGATGCGGTTTATACCAACAGACCTCACTCTAAGAAGAAGGAGATGGTGTCTGAATTGCTGGAGATGGTGGGGCTGACCGAATCTGCGGACAAAAAACCCTCGCAGCTATCAGGGGGGATGAAGCAACGGGTGGCGATCGCACGCGCCCTAGCGATTCGTCCCGAAATCTTGATTTTGGACGAACCCTTCGGAGCCTTAGATGCGATTACGAAAGAAGAGTTACAAGAAGAACTACTGAAAATCTGGACAGAGTACAAAGTTACTGTCCTGATGATTACCCACGATATTGATGAGGCACTCTTCCTCGCCGACCGACTCGTGATGATGACCAATGGGCCAGCCGCTCATATTGGTGAGGTTCTAGAAATTCCCTTCCAACGCCCTAGAAATCGTGCTCGCCTGATGGAAAATCCTCAATACTACGAACTACGGAACTACGCTTTGGACTTCCTCTATCGCCGTTTTGCTCATACAGAGGTGGATTAA
- a CDS encoding nitrate ABC transporter ATP-binding protein (This model describes the ATP binding subunits of ATP-binding cassette (ABC) transporters for nitrate transport, or for bicarbonate transport, in bacteria and archaea.) → MSVFVEVDHIDRVFSLPNGGSYIALKNIELRIRQGEFVTLIGHSGCGKSTLLNIIAGLDKPTRGGVILEGRQVTQPGPDRMVVFQNYSLLPWLTVRENIALAVDEVMANRPKGERKGIVEHHIDLVGLRHAAKKRPSELSGGMKQRVAIARALAIRPKLLLLDEPFGALDALTRGGLQEQLMKICEESQVTCVMVTHDVDEALLLSDRIVMLTNGPESHIGQIIDVEIPRPRHRLEVVNHPSYYRLRNEMIYFLNQQKKAKQRQSKQPQVVARNGLEKVNLEIGFIPLTDCAPLVVAKEKGFFAKYGLEEVTLNREPSWQAIAKGIVSGRLDAAQMVAGMPLTLTIGAGNKTPVPVVTALTLSRNGNAITLSKRLYDQGVRTLADFKAAIQATPDKVHTLGMVYPSSMHNLMLRYWLASGGIDPDQDVALTVIPPPQMVSNLKAGNIDGYCVGEPWNSRAVYEKLGFVIATDMELWPGHPEKVLGVREEWVNKYPQTHIALVKALLEACEYCDDARNREEILGLLTQEQYVGSAPEYTRPGFIDPYNRGTGELPLQLPRFNQFYIDKTNYPDQIEGLWLLTQLARWGIIPFPKNWVNIVDRVRRIDLFGAAARDLGFSDIGHDRGPIRMFDGTVFDPDDPLEYLNSLEIKRPIRVEEVDIDSFVTPAA, encoded by the coding sequence ATGTCTGTCTTTGTTGAAGTAGACCATATTGACCGGGTATTTTCCCTACCCAACGGCGGAAGTTATATTGCACTCAAGAATATTGAACTGAGGATTCGACAAGGTGAGTTTGTTACCTTAATCGGTCACTCAGGTTGTGGGAAATCCACGTTGTTGAATATCATTGCAGGTCTGGATAAACCCACGCGTGGCGGTGTGATTTTGGAAGGTCGGCAGGTGACTCAACCCGGCCCCGATCGCATGGTGGTATTCCAGAACTATTCCCTCTTACCCTGGCTAACCGTGCGGGAAAACATTGCCTTGGCAGTGGACGAAGTCATGGCGAATCGACCCAAGGGTGAACGTAAAGGCATTGTCGAACACCATATCGATTTAGTCGGACTGCGTCATGCCGCGAAGAAGCGACCGAGTGAGCTTTCGGGGGGGATGAAACAACGTGTGGCGATCGCACGCGCTCTCGCGATTCGCCCCAAGTTGCTGCTGTTGGATGAACCGTTTGGGGCGCTGGATGCCCTGACACGAGGCGGTTTGCAAGAGCAACTCATGAAAATTTGCGAAGAGAGCCAAGTTACCTGCGTAATGGTGACTCACGACGTGGATGAGGCACTCTTGCTATCCGATCGCATCGTCATGCTCACCAACGGGCCAGAGTCCCATATTGGGCAGATTATTGATGTAGAAATACCCCGCCCCCGCCATCGTCTGGAAGTGGTGAATCATCCCAGCTACTACCGCTTGCGGAATGAGATGATTTACTTCCTTAATCAACAGAAGAAAGCCAAGCAGCGCCAATCGAAGCAGCCACAAGTGGTCGCGCGCAATGGCTTAGAGAAAGTCAATCTGGAAATAGGCTTTATTCCCCTCACCGATTGTGCCCCCTTAGTCGTTGCTAAAGAGAAGGGATTTTTCGCCAAATACGGGTTAGAAGAAGTTACCCTCAACCGCGAACCCAGTTGGCAAGCGATCGCTAAAGGCATTGTTTCCGGACGTCTAGACGCCGCTCAAATGGTGGCTGGGATGCCCCTCACCCTGACGATTGGCGCAGGAAATAAAACCCCAGTTCCGGTAGTAACCGCCTTAACCCTGTCCCGCAATGGCAATGCAATTACCCTGAGTAAGCGCCTCTACGATCAGGGCGTTCGCACTCTGGCTGATTTCAAAGCGGCGATTCAAGCCACTCCCGATAAAGTTCACACCTTGGGCATGGTTTATCCCTCCTCCATGCACAACCTGATGCTGCGTTACTGGTTAGCTTCAGGCGGAATTGACCCGGATCAAGATGTGGCGTTGACGGTGATTCCCCCGCCTCAAATGGTTTCCAATTTAAAAGCTGGGAATATCGATGGATATTGCGTGGGTGAACCTTGGAACTCTCGCGCTGTCTACGAAAAACTAGGCTTTGTCATCGCCACGGATATGGAACTCTGGCCCGGACATCCGGAGAAAGTATTGGGTGTGCGCGAAGAGTGGGTGAACAAGTACCCTCAAACTCATATCGCCCTGGTGAAGGCGCTTTTGGAAGCCTGCGAATACTGCGATGACGCACGCAACCGGGAAGAGATTTTGGGCTTACTGACCCAAGAGCAGTACGTGGGTTCCGCCCCAGAATATACTCGCCCTGGCTTTATTGACCCTTACAATCGCGGTACTGGAGAACTCCCTCTACAACTACCCCGCTTCAACCAGTTTTATATAGATAAAACCAACTATCCTGACCAGATTGAGGGGTTATGGTTACTCACTCAACTCGCTCGTTGGGGGATTATCCCCTTCCCCAAAAACTGGGTCAACATTGTAGACCGAGTGCGGCGCATTGACTTGTTTGGTGCAGCAGCACGAGACTTGGGGTTCTCAGATATTGGGCATGATCGCGGCCCCATCCGGATGTTTGACGGCACCGTCTTTGATCCCGATGACCCGCTAGAGTACCTCAATAGCCTGGAAATCAAACGCCCCATTCGTGTCGAAGAAGTTGACATCGACTCTTTCGTTACTCCAGCCGCCTAA
- the ntrB gene encoding nitrate ABC transporter permease — protein MTARLERGTRPKAIQTTIGSLIQKQGKNFIPPLIALVIFLAIWQILCWSPTSNLPSPLKMFTDTWDPFIINPFFDNGETDKGLGWQILFSLGRVGLGFSLAAIVGISLGIVVGANALIYRAVDPIFQVLRTVPPLAWLPLSLAALKAANPSAIFVIFITSIWPIIINTTVGVQQIPQDYRNVARVLRLSRKKYFFKILFPASVPYIFTGLRIGIGLSWLAIVAAEMLVGGVGIGSFIWDAYNTTTSTNLSEIILALIYVGIVGLLLDRLVAFISRLVLTSEQTEQK, from the coding sequence ATGACCGCAAGGCTGGAACGGGGTACTAGACCCAAAGCAATTCAAACAACAATTGGTTCACTCATCCAGAAGCAAGGAAAAAATTTCATACCCCCGCTCATTGCGCTGGTCATTTTCCTAGCAATCTGGCAGATTCTGTGTTGGAGTCCTACCTCCAATTTACCCAGTCCGCTCAAAATGTTTACGGATACTTGGGACCCTTTTATCATCAATCCGTTCTTTGATAATGGTGAAACGGATAAGGGACTCGGTTGGCAAATCCTTTTCAGTTTAGGACGAGTGGGTCTTGGCTTCTCACTAGCGGCAATTGTGGGAATTTCATTGGGTATTGTGGTTGGAGCCAATGCCTTGATCTATCGGGCAGTCGATCCCATCTTTCAGGTGTTGCGGACTGTACCCCCCCTAGCATGGCTACCCCTTTCCCTGGCGGCGTTAAAAGCGGCAAATCCCTCAGCCATTTTCGTGATTTTCATTACCTCAATTTGGCCGATTATTATTAACACGACAGTAGGCGTACAGCAGATTCCTCAAGACTACAGAAATGTAGCTAGAGTATTACGTTTGTCTCGCAAAAAGTATTTCTTTAAAATTTTGTTTCCTGCCTCTGTTCCCTATATCTTTACTGGCTTAAGGATTGGAATTGGCTTATCATGGCTAGCCATTGTTGCGGCTGAGATGCTGGTTGGTGGTGTGGGGATTGGCTCCTTTATTTGGGACGCTTACAACACAACAACTAGTACGAATCTCAGTGAAATTATCCTCGCCTTGATTTATGTGGGTATTGTCGGTTTACTTTTGGATCGACTGGTAGCTTTCATCTCCCGACTGGTTCTTACCTCTGAACAGACAGAACAGAAATAG
- a CDS encoding ABC transporter substrate-binding protein, giving the protein MTKFSRRQFIITAGAATAASLFVHGCSSGSSTSKSDAKGSSASSTGPAANAPKVETTQAKLGFIALTDSAPLIIAKEKGLFEKYGMKDVQLEKQKSWPVTRDNLKLGSASGGIDGAHILSPMPYLITLNDKVPMYLLARLNTNGQAISVANTYKDMKVALDSKGLKQAVDKAKSANKQLKTAITLPGGTHDLWMRYWLAAAGIDPDKDVVNEPVPPPQMVANLKVGTVDAFCVGEPWNAQLVNQKLGYTALVTGELWKDHPEKAFAMRKDWVDKNPQATKALLMAIQEAQQWCDKPENKEEMCKIVSGRKYFNVEATDILGRAKGTIDYGDGRPVVENSPLLMKFWADNASYPYKSHDTWFLTENIRWGKLPADTKVKELVDSINREDLWKEAAKALGVADAQIPTSSSRGVETFFDGVKFDPEKPEEYLKSLKIKKA; this is encoded by the coding sequence ATGACCAAATTTTCCAGACGGCAATTCATCATCACCGCAGGCGCAGCTACAGCCGCCTCTTTGTTCGTCCACGGCTGTTCTTCCGGCAGCAGCACCTCGAAATCCGATGCTAAAGGCTCATCAGCTAGCAGCACTGGCCCCGCTGCCAATGCACCGAAAGTAGAAACAACCCAAGCCAAGTTAGGATTTATTGCCTTAACCGATTCTGCCCCTCTGATTATTGCCAAGGAAAAGGGCCTCTTTGAAAAGTATGGAATGAAAGATGTCCAGCTAGAGAAGCAAAAGTCATGGCCTGTAACTCGTGATAACTTGAAACTCGGTTCCGCTTCCGGGGGTATTGATGGAGCACACATCTTAAGCCCGATGCCCTATCTGATTACCCTCAACGATAAGGTGCCGATGTATCTCCTAGCGCGGTTGAATACCAATGGTCAGGCCATTTCGGTTGCCAATACTTACAAAGACATGAAGGTGGCTTTGGACAGCAAGGGACTCAAACAAGCGGTTGACAAAGCCAAATCTGCAAATAAGCAACTCAAAACGGCCATTACCCTACCCGGTGGCACCCATGATTTATGGATGCGCTACTGGCTAGCCGCCGCTGGCATCGACCCGGATAAGGATGTGGTCAACGAACCCGTCCCACCCCCTCAAATGGTGGCGAATCTCAAAGTGGGGACGGTAGACGCCTTCTGTGTAGGTGAACCCTGGAACGCCCAACTGGTCAATCAAAAACTGGGCTACACTGCCCTCGTGACGGGAGAACTGTGGAAAGACCATCCAGAGAAAGCCTTTGCCATGCGGAAAGATTGGGTGGATAAAAATCCTCAAGCGACGAAGGCACTTTTGATGGCTATCCAGGAAGCACAGCAGTGGTGTGACAAGCCGGAAAACAAAGAAGAGATGTGCAAAATCGTCTCCGGTCGCAAATACTTCAATGTCGAGGCAACGGATATTCTAGGTCGGGCTAAAGGCACGATTGACTATGGCGATGGTCGCCCTGTGGTTGAGAATAGCCCTCTATTAATGAAGTTCTGGGCGGATAATGCTTCCTATCCTTACAAGAGCCACGATACTTGGTTTTTGACGGAAAACATCCGCTGGGGCAAGCTTCCCGCTGATACCAAGGTCAAGGAACTGGTCGATTCTATCAACAGAGAGGATTTGTGGAAAGAAGCGGCTAAAGCACTTGGTGTTGCCGATGCCCAAATTCCTACTAGCAGTTCTCGTGGGGTTGAGACATTCTTCGATGGCGTCAAGTTCGACCCAGAAAAGCCAGAAGAATATTTGAAGAGCCTCAAGATTAAGAAAGCCTAA
- a CDS encoding ferredoxin--nitrite reductase has translation MTSATKPVASLNKFEKFKAEKDGLAIKSELEQFAQLGWEAMDETDREHRLKWLGVFFRPVTPGKFMVRMRLANGILSSTQMRVLAEVVQRYGEDGSADITTRQNIQLRGIRIEDIPDIFTRFEQVGLTSVQSGMDNVRNITGSPVAGIDAAELIDTRELVQQVQDMITNQGKGNPEFTNLPRKFNIAIAGGRDNSVHAEINDLAFVPAYQDGILGFNVVVGGFFSAKRCDAAIPLHAWVTPDDVVDVCRAVLEVYRDHGLRANRQKARLMWLIDEWGIDKFRREIENALGRTLQPEAEKDEFDWDKRDHLGVFPQKQPELNYVGLHIPMGRLYAQDMFDLARIAEVYGNGEIRLTVEQNVIIPNVPDSRLDTFLAEPLLERFSINPASLTRALVSCTGAQFCNFALIETKNRALTLIKQLEAELDLPRPVRVHWTGCPNSCGQPQVADIGLMGTKVRKDGKAVEGVDLYMGGKVGKDAHLGSCVQKGIACEDLKPVLHKLLIEQFNAKPKQAAVVFS, from the coding sequence ATGACAAGCGCAACCAAGCCAGTGGCCAGTCTCAACAAATTTGAAAAATTCAAGGCAGAGAAAGATGGTCTTGCGATTAAGTCAGAGTTAGAGCAATTTGCCCAACTTGGCTGGGAAGCGATGGATGAAACGGATCGCGAGCATAGACTCAAGTGGCTCGGAGTCTTCTTCCGCCCCGTGACTCCAGGCAAGTTTATGGTGCGGATGCGTTTAGCGAACGGTATTCTCAGCAGTACTCAAATGCGAGTGTTAGCTGAAGTGGTGCAACGCTACGGTGAAGACGGCAGTGCTGATATTACCACGCGGCAAAACATTCAGCTACGGGGTATCCGAATTGAAGATATCCCAGATATTTTTACACGATTTGAGCAAGTGGGTTTGACCTCGGTGCAATCGGGGATGGACAACGTCCGTAACATTACAGGTTCGCCCGTGGCTGGAATCGATGCCGCTGAATTGATTGATACGCGGGAGTTGGTGCAACAGGTTCAAGACATGATCACCAACCAAGGCAAAGGGAACCCAGAGTTTACCAACCTACCCCGGAAATTCAATATTGCGATCGCAGGCGGTCGTGACAACTCCGTTCATGCGGAAATTAACGACCTCGCCTTTGTCCCGGCTTATCAAGACGGCATTTTAGGCTTTAACGTAGTCGTGGGCGGCTTCTTCTCTGCCAAACGCTGTGATGCCGCGATTCCCCTACATGCCTGGGTGACGCCTGACGATGTTGTGGATGTATGTCGCGCCGTCTTGGAAGTTTACCGCGACCACGGTCTGAGAGCGAATCGCCAAAAAGCGCGGCTGATGTGGCTGATTGACGAATGGGGTATCGACAAGTTTCGCCGTGAAATCGAAAATGCCCTAGGACGAACCCTGCAACCAGAGGCAGAAAAAGACGAATTCGATTGGGACAAGCGGGATCATCTGGGTGTCTTTCCTCAGAAGCAACCCGAACTCAACTACGTCGGTCTACACATCCCCATGGGACGCCTGTATGCCCAGGATATGTTTGACCTGGCAAGAATTGCTGAAGTCTACGGCAATGGCGAAATTCGCCTCACCGTTGAGCAAAACGTGATTATTCCCAACGTTCCTGATTCTCGCTTAGACACTTTCCTTGCTGAACCCTTATTAGAACGGTTTTCCATTAACCCTGCCTCCCTGACGCGAGCTTTAGTATCTTGCACCGGCGCTCAATTTTGCAACTTTGCCTTGATTGAAACCAAAAATCGGGCATTGACCCTGATTAAGCAGTTAGAAGCCGAACTCGACTTGCCGCGTCCGGTGCGAGTTCACTGGACGGGTTGCCCCAACTCCTGCGGTCAACCGCAAGTGGCAGACATTGGTTTAATGGGCACCAAGGTTCGTAAAGACGGCAAAGCGGTTGAAGGCGTCGATTTATATATGGGCGGCAAAGTTGGGAAAGACGCCCACCTAGGTAGCTGTGTACAAAAGGGCATTGCTTGCGAAGACCTTAAACCCGTGTTGCACAAGTTATTGATTGAGCAGTTTAATGCCAAGCCGAAGCAAGCGGCGGTCGTGTTCTCCTAA